DNA sequence from the Dryobates pubescens isolate bDryPub1 chromosome 8, bDryPub1.pri, whole genome shotgun sequence genome:
tggatgttaggaagaagttgttccccatgagggtggtgagagcctggcacaggttgcccagggaggtggtggaagcctcatccctggagggttttaaggccagattggatgtggctgtgagcaacctgctgtagtgtgaggtgcccctgcccatggcaggggggttggaactgggggatccttgaggtcccttccagccctaacaattctatggttctatgacacTGGCGTTGGTTACTGCCTTCATGCTCGTGGCTGCAGACAGGCCTGTTCAGAGGAAAACCAAGAGGTTgaccttccctcctcctgtgaTGGCAGGGCAGTAACTGAAGTCATTCATGGAGATCCCAGCAGTGGGTAAacctgcagccaccctgctgctcccagagccctgctctagCACAGTAGCTCCTGAGCTGatgggcactggaacagagagCGACAGATCTGGCACTGACCCTAGGAAAACTGAGTAGCCTGAGCTTACAAATACCTGATCTGTTGCATTCCAGCTGGGTGAGCTGGGCGAGTGTTTCTTGCCTCTCAGTGAAACTGGCTCCTGCTAAAGGCAAGGCCTCACACTGGTCTTCAAAAAGGGAACTGTTAAATACTGGAAGAATTCTCTTGGTCAAGTGTGGGAGATGGTGATTTGTGTTGCTTCAGAGGGTGTTAGCCTTTCAGTAGTCAAAAACCAGGATGTGGAAAGAGATGATATGTAATTGTATTTTTCAGTCAGATTGCCAAGTCCACTTACAACCACAGCTAATTCCACCCAACATGGAAGAGTACATGAACAGCCTCCtaacagcagtgctgccttctgtgctgaaCAAGTTCAGAATTTACCTAAGCCTACTGAAGCTGCTGGACTACAGCATATCTGAGGAAGTGACCAAGGTATGAAAGACTTCAGCAATGCTTCCCTCTGACTGGGAGCACCTTAGTGGAGTTACTGCATGCTCCCATTGCTCTCTCTCTGTCATTGATTCTCCTTCAAGTGTCCCAAAATCCAAGCAGAGGCATTTTCCTGTCCTGAATGTGCCTCTGAGGATTTGTCCTCCTGAGTACTTCAGTATATGCTTTGGGACCCTGCTTTCAAAAACTCCTTTTGAAAGCTAATTCTCCTCAAAGATGAAAAGCAGTAGCCCATTTTCAGTCAGGCTTGCACACTGACTGCATTGaaggtaagacactggaacaggttgcccatggatgccccctccctagagatgttcagagccaggctggatgaggccctgagcaacctgggctggtgggaggtgtccctgcccatggcagggggttggaactggatgagcatgttcaccttccctcccagcccaagccattctatgactctgaaaTGTGTCTCTGTGCAGTCTAAGGGTAGTTCCAGTGCTTAGCTCCTTAAGAGTCTCCAGTCTGAGGTGAGCTCCTGCTTGCCCCTGACTTGCACACCGCTTTGTTTGCAGGCAGTTGAAGAAGACTTCGTAGAGATGCGCAAGAGTGACCCTGAGAGCATCACAGCTGATGACCTACACAGAACCCTGCTTGTGGCAAGGTGGGTGGTGGTCTGGCTCCAAACTGGAGGCCTCCTAGCAAGCTCCTGACAGATGAAGTCAGCTCTGGTAGCTTGCAGTTGTAGTTGCATGAGGCCAGCTGGCAATCCAAAGATGGATTTTCCCTCTCCTTCGGCTCTCTTGTCACAGGTTCTTAGTTAGGCAAAgtaggggaaaaggacctgggggtcctagtggatgggaggttgaccatgagccagcaatgtgctctggtggtcaagaaggccaatggcatcctggcttatagtatagaagggctgtggtcaggaggttgaaagaggttctcctccctttctactctgccctcctgaggccacgtctggaatattgtgtccagttctgggcccctcagttcaagaaggagttcagggaactgcttgggagagtcctgtgcagagccacaaaaatagagtggaacatcttccttatgaggagggcctgagggagctgagggctctgtagcttggagaggaggagcctgagaggtgacctcatttgtGTTGAtagagatgtgcagggtgagtgccaagaggctggagccaggctctgctgggggatgcccaatgacagcacaagaggcacaggaagttccatggaaacaggaggaagaattatttcactgtgggggtgacagaacactggaacaggctgcccagggcggctgtggagtctccctcgcTGGAGATgaattcaagacctgcctggctgtgttcctgtgtgacctgctctggcaagggggttggacaggatggtcccttccagcccctgacagcgtgtggtttccttccccctccctttctaGTGCACAGGATCCTGAAAGGAACGTGGGTTTGTGCTGTATTCCCTCCTgaagcctgccaggagctgttgCTCACCTGCCGTTTGTGCCTCTGCAGGTTCCTGTCTCTCAGCGCGGGGCAGACGACGCTGTCAAGAGAGAGGTGGctgagagcaaagcagctggaggcactgcgcaaggccaggctgcagcagcagaagtgtgtgaATGGCAATGAACTCTGACAGCCTCTGGCCTCGGTCTGATCCTCGGTGGAGCCCAGCCTGAGCTTGGAAGGTTGTTTATAGCAGGTTTTGTAGATAATTTATACCAaaaagctggggctgtttccCCTGGCAGGCTGGCCACACTCAGCTCTGTTCAGCCCCTGGAACAGaccttttgccctttttttggaGCCTGTTTTGTAATTGAAAAATTGGTAACAATGAGCAAATTTGTTTGATATTAAACTTTAATACTGAAGTTGTCAACTTCCTTCCTTCAATGAGAAGCAAATTTACCCCAGGACCCTTTCAACAACAGCAGGGGTAGGTTCTGGACTAAGCTTGTGCTACACCTCCTGAATGCTGAGGCTCAGAGCTCTCAGGCAGCCTTCAGGCTCCAGGACtctgtgttccagcagctgaggCATGCTGTGCTCGCTGCAGCAGCACAATAGAGAGCACAGTGTGGTAGAAAGCAGTGATTTGATCTCACCCATGATAAGGACCCAGTATGAAATGCATCTGCATTGTGCTTGGAGGACACCATGACTACCTTCTCTCatctctgctgagctgtgttCTGGCACTGACTGGAGCAATGGTGGTGCACTCACAGCAAACATCTGCCTGCCTCCatgagcagcaaggcagggttTAAATTGCATGAGTAACAGCAATGTAAGCATTAAGAGTGGTCTCTACCTCTCTTGCTGTGCAGCTCAAGCTGGTTCTGAGAGGCTGCTCTTGCTCCTACTCTGACTCACAGAGCTAGTTTCACTGCTTCAACCACCCTTGCTTGACCCTAAAGCAGTGTGGAGTTGCAGGGTTAGGTAACAGTTGGAGTCTCTGATTCCCTAATCCACAAGGGCCTCCTTAGGCTGGTGGGGAAGGATGGAGCTAATCCACAACTAATTGCTTTAATTAATCCTTCTCTTCACCTTTTTATGTTCCTAAAAATCTTCTTTCACCCTTTCCTCTTTGCCTCCTGCCAGACTTACATGAAGCTGATACCATCTCTGCTGAGCCTGttctaccacctcccagggaggtggtggaagcctcatccctggaggtgtttgcagccaggctggatgtggctgtcagcaacctgctgcagtgtgaggtgtccctggccatggcagtggggtcagaactggctgatccttgaggtcccttccagccctgacccttctgtgattctccagagTGAGAGAACAGGACCCCCTCCCTCTTTTTACTGCACATTTCTCTAAGGATGGCATTAGCTCAAGACACAATCTGGAAGTGGCCTTTGTCTCTGCCCACTCTTCAGTAAAACACCCAGAAATAGTTCCTCTTCAGTGGGAGCCAAGTTCTGTGCCCTAAAATGAATATTCATGGTTTCATCTGCCTTGGCCTACATTCGTCTGAAGTCAAGCAGCTGAACAAacacaggaaggaagggaaggctctcctcaaaaggcagcctggctggcaagcagctgcttGCAGCACTGCTTAGAGGCTGGGCTTATGCCTGTTGGTATGGATTAGGTGAGACTCTCTCTCATATTTTCTAAGTAGTAGAAGGCCATTTTGGATCACCCATAGAGCAGGTCAGGAACTGGTTTCCAGAGTGTTGCCTGACCCCCTCCTTTTGCTTGAAGATGAGAGTCCCTTTGTCCTGAAGGACTCTTGGCCTGCAGGAATCAGCATAGAGTCAATAGTTTCTTCTGCCAAAGGATGGCAAAGCTTCTGGACTTCCCTCTCTACCCCCAGTACCTTTATGGGTACCAAGGCTCAAGCAGGTTTTGTCTGtggttttcttctccctcctgggggcagggttgTGGCAGTCCAGTGCTAGGAGAAAGGATTTCAGTCAGGATTGTGTCCCttgactgagagaggatcttgtTAATGTAAGTGCCTGAAGAGCTGCAAAGAGGAGAGCACCAGGCTCCTGCAGGTGGTGCCCCGTGAGCGGGGGACAAGCAGCCATGGGTAGAAACCAGAACACAAGAGATTGCTTCTGAACCTCAAGAAACACTTTTGTGTGAAGGCTGAGCACTGCAAGAGGGGTGGGGGAGCCTCCAAGCCTTGCTCCTCAAAAGCTGTCTGGAGATGgtcctgggccagcagctgcaggggttggagcagagagggttggactggatgacctccagcaGGCTCCTTTCACCTGAAGTCACAGCCCCACAGAAGAACCGAGGTCATCTTTTGAAGTTCAAGCCCCACagcacacaacacacacaaaaaaggaggCTCCACCTTTTGCTTCcactttttttaattaaaatatctgATGTCTATTGCTGACATTAAAATACAGCAGGAGTCTGCTTTTAAATAGAGCCACAAGGAGGAACACtcagaaaacacaaaccacaaccACCCCACCGAACACACAGGcacccaaccccacctcactggcagttaagcaaataaataaatccactCTCTTTATCAAAGTTTCAGCCCCTCAGGGTGAGGTGATAACCATTGCACACACACTGCACTACCCTACCCCTAGGACAAGTCTCTTGGAACACCACGTGCAGCCTATCTACAGTACACGGACTAGAACAGGGAGGCACTGGCTCTCTAAGGGTGGTTCTAGCTACAAACCACAGCAGGGTCAGATCCTGCTTTACAGTAGCTTTGGGATCGTGTCCTATACTAGACTGGCATGGCAAAGGCATTCCTGGGAACGAGTAACTCAGATTGGAGGAGGGGTTTTGACACACACAGACAAGGGTTTGGTTTCTCTACCCAGCATGAGTGGATGCTCAGCCTTTATCCTGCAAGTATGCAAAGCTGGAGCTGGTAATGAGCTTGGTTTCGATTAGATGCTGACAGCTATGCTCTAGTGCAACACTGAGCTCGTGGAGTaccacactgctgcttcagAAGATCTTTGCACGTGGACAATTGGAACATAGCTCCAAcgaaagcacagcacagagggacACGAAGGCTGAAGGACAGGTACCTGGCTTGGCTTGCTTCACAGACAGACCAAGTTACAGCCAGCTGCTAGTGTTTGGAGTTCAGGAAAAGGGAGAATGGGAACAGTTTTAGCGTGGACAAGACAACTCGAGGACGCtggctccattccccctcatctgAAAACGAGTGAGAAAAAGCAAAGTCCATCAAGTCAATCAGCACTGCAGGACTGGGGGTGTTTCAGAGTGGATCTGTTAACTTCTGTCCTCACTGAAAGTGTcccagggaagagaaaaaaaaaaaaggacagaagctgaaaaaaaaaaaagtagtagtaATGCAAATTCCAGGTTAAGACAACTAAAtccaacccaaaaaaccccatcacCAATTCCCCCTGTAGAGGCACAGCTGAGAGGAAGCTGCATTGCAGCCTTCCATGGAGACACGCAACAAGACTAAAGGAAAACTAAAGTGTCCTTTACTGCTAAGTGATTTTGCTGGTGCAGTGCAGGGTTAAGTAAGGTCACAGAAGTGCAGTGTCACCTTGCCTGGAGAACTCAGAGGAGCTACAAAACCAGTCTCCAAAGgaccaaagaaggaaaaagaacccAACAAAAGTCAAACCCAAACTAACTGTGCGCCGCACCCAAGGCAGCCAACGTGCTCGCCACGTCCCAGTGTCTACACTACCTCTTAGCTATGGGTTACccttctgcctcagctgcctgaGGCAATCACAAAGCTTGGTCAGAACCAAATCCCTTTGTGTCTCTCCCTTCctgtaaacaagttgcccccatGACTGATCCCAGTGTTCCGTAGCAGTTGGTGCCACAGTCGGTCCTGTCGTCCCGCTGTGACCGCCCCCCGGAGCGGCAGCTTAGATTTGAATGATTCGTGTCTGGCACTGCGTAAACATTTCTCTCAGTTCTTTCTGTTTGAGCTCGTTTAGAGCTTCTGGTTCTGCAGGGCTCTTCTGGACCTTGGCCACTGCAAAATTGATCCCTTGAGTCAGTCCTGCTTGCGTGATGTTAGCAACCTGCACCATGGAGCTGCGAATCTTTGCAAAGGgagacacagctctgctgccgcTGCCCTCAGCCGGGGAAGGGGTCGTGTGCAGCCCTGTCTCTAGGTTGCCCGATACAGATCCTGGGCTTTTCTGGGATTTAGTGGATTCAGTCCCACCAACAGCTAAGAGCTGAGGACGTGGCTCAGCAGACTGTACATCCAGCTTGGAGGGCCTGGAAGGAATGTCTCTGACAGCTTCAGCCTTGGCTTCTGCTTGCCTCGCTGTGTTATTGCTGGTTTGATGCGTTACGTGCTGGGGCTCTTGAGAACCAGCCTCGGCCTCCAACACACCTGACACCTTCTTTTGAGCATCCTGCACAAACCTCTGGCAGTAGACATCCATGGGCTTTGCAAGCTCCATCTCTGCACTGTCAGCAGAGGGCATGGGCACGTCCTCACAGTCCGAGCGGTCAGCCTGGGAGACAGGGCCCTCGGAGGGCACGTGGATGCTGATGCTCATCTCGGTGCTGCTGACAGACTGCGAGCGACTGCCCAGCCGCGGGGCCGAGGCGATgatcccacagctgggcagcacataGTCTGCCTGCCCTATGTTCTCCAGGGAGTCAGCCAGCTGGGGGTCCTCATCCGACTTGGAGTTAGTCAGGAAGTCATCGGAGTGGAAGGAATCATTGTCTGAGCCTTCCGTATCAGACTCGGCCTGGACTTGAGCATCCACCGCTGGGTTCTCCAAGGTTTCCAGGCTGCTGTCTGATTTCCAAAGGTTCACTTTCAGGTTTGGCTTTAAGAAGTTGACTTTCATCTCGGGCTTGGTAAAGCTGCCCAGCTTGCGCAGGTTGCTGATGTTGACGTTGGACTTGGTTTGTTTCACTTTCTGGTTGAGAGAGGAGAACTTGCTCAGCAAATAATTCTTGCCCTGGGCCAGGGACCCTCTGTTCTGGGACCGAATGCCAATGATGTCCTCATGAGGCTTACTGCTCTtcctgaaagagaaagaaaggcatcTCAGGTAGAACCTGcacaggaagaacttctttactgtaagggtcacaaagcactggaacagactgcccagagaggttgtggagtggtctcctctggagactttgaagccctgtctggatgtgctcctgtgcaacctgtgctggattctatggtcctgctctggcaggaggattggaacccaagatctccagaggtgccctcCAACCCCTAAGACCCTGTGGTTGTTACACAGGCTTACCATCTTCAGGCCACTTCTGTGACAGAGATGGGCATTTCAGTTACTCTGCTCCTTGGTTTACATAAACGTGCCCACATCGAAAAGGCAAACGAAGGAGGGCTGACAGAATGGCAGAGCCAAGCAAGGGGCAAAGCAAGCTCCTGCAGGCATTGGCAGGTGTGGGCGGAACTGGGTTTGCATTCTTTACCTTTCTAACCCTGACTTCATGCCATATTTAGCAAATAGTTTTCACAGGTACTGCAGACCAACAAGTAAGATTGTCTTGCCACACTTCCTACTCAGCTGGGAAAGAAGccaaagaagcagaagaaacttATTCACATGTATGCCCTGGTCACTTTTGCTTGAGAATTGCCCACTGTGACACCACACAGTTTCTGGAAGTCCTTACAGCCTGAATTGGAAGGGTCCAAAACCCTCCAAACCTATccctggagagggggaggaaggtgaggctcgacagggccctgggcagcctgatctaggtgaggatgcccctgctgactgcagaggtcccttccaacccagaccattccatgattctgtgagcacACCCCAcactcctctcctctttccacCCCATTCTCCTTTGTAAAGGATTTCCTCACTGTCAACAGCTCACCAATAATTGTAGCTAAAGGTTACTTCTGTTTAATTACAGACCATTAACTTACTACAGAACATCTAAAATACCACCAGTAAGTGCTTTTAATTATCGGCTAAGCTCTCAAGTAGCCTCTTCTCTTAATGGGGCTGTAAAACAAAAACAGCTGTGCCCTTCCAGCTAACGCTGAGGCGTTCAGGAGCTTAGCTTCAGCCATTTCTTCACACCAGACCTGCTAAGGGATTTGTTACACAGATGCAGTGCAATCCAAACCAGATccacaagggaggtgattctccccctctacactgctctcatgagaccccacctggagtgctgtgtccacttctggagcccctattacaagaaggatctgggtgtgctggaacacatccagagaaggactatgaggatgagcagagggctggagctgctggggctggactgagggagttggggctgctcagtctggagaagagaaggctctgaggagacctaattgtggccttccagtatgtgaagggggctacaagaaagctggggagggacttttgagggtgtcagggagtgataggacggGAGGAAATGGATCTAAGGTAGAGGAGAagagactcagattggatgttaggaagttcttccccatgagggtggtgagagcctggcacaggttgcccagggaggtggtggaagcctcatccctggaggtgtttgcagccaggctggatgtggctgtgagcaacctgctgcagtgtgaggtgtccctggccatggcaggggggttggaattggctgatccttgaggtcccttccaaccctgacaattctacaaGCACTTGCAGACAGTTACTACTGGAGCAGCACATGGACAGCGTTAACAcctagcagcacagctgggtacAGATGCTTCTTCTAGGCACCACATCTGGCTGTTACCATGCACCAATGACTACTGAGGAAAGAGCAGAAGGCTCACATCAGTGAAGtactcacctctccagcttcttCTCAATGATGGGCACATCCAATCCCATTGCTTGCTTTGTGATTCTCAGCATTTCTGCAATGCACTGAAGAGTGTCTGAAAGcccaagcacagcaggctgtCAGCCCCTTAGAAAACAAGCCCTGAAATCCCACTTTCCGAAATCTACAAAGAAGTAAGTTCAATTGCCACATCACTAAGTTTGATTGGCTCTGGtggttgcatttttttttccaccctccaAGTTTCATTTCTGATTTAAAGCTTACAAAGGAAGTTTACAAGTCTAAGCCCTAAATACCAGCCCTGTGTCACTGCCACAATGCAAGGAAGAGAAGCAAGTCATATTTATTTTCAGCTCAGAGATAAAACTCAGTGCTCCAAGCAAGCAATAAACTTTATCCCTTACCTGTGTTCATTTCATTCAGTTAAACAACAAGCAAGAGCATTTCTAGACATTGACCCCACTAAACCAATCAATTCCTCTGCTCTGTCAGAGCTCATTTTATGAGGCTTTGGGGCAGGAAGGATCAGGAGGTGGAGCTGTCTCATTCCTAGACAGAAATGTGGCTTTAAAGCCAGACCTGAAACTTCTTTTGCTTTGGCTTACAAGAGCAATGCTCCAGCGTGCACACAGGAAGCCACGtgcagggggggttgtgttGGTTACCCTCTCCTCACAACTGGGGGTTATTAAAAATTATCCTTCTCCAGAAGTTCCTCTAAGAGCAGTGTGGGGAGACAAAAAAGTGTTTCCTGGCGAGCCTGGCCCAGTAAATCCACTGGCATGCAGAAAACAAACCTTTTCCATCTTCGTCCGGGCTGcgcaccacagctctgagcgTGTGGAAATAGCCACTGGCCTCTTTGCATCTGTAATGCAGCCTCATGCAGGAGAACTTGGGTTTGCCAAAGAGAGTAGGCTCAGGCCCTGAGAAACACAGCAGGAGGGGAGAAAGCTTCTTTAGCCAGACTCTGAAAGAGGCACTGCAAAGGCATAACCTGAACTAATATGGAAGTGCTGTCAGCCTGTTTCAGCATCAAAAGCTGCATCCAAGTCTGGAGCCCTCGATATAGGAAGGCCATGAACCTGATGGAACAGGCCAGAGAAGGGGTTGGAgtacctcttctatgaggacaggctgagggagctggggctgttcagcctggagaaaagaaaactcttgggagacctttaaaggctgtcctgctctgaagaaatcacagaatgggctgggctggaagggacctccaaagctcatccagtccaatccccctacagtcagcagggacatcctcaactagatcaggttgcccagagctctgtggagccacaccttgaatatctccagggacagagcccccagccacctccctgggcaacctgtcccagtgttccaacACCCTCATGGTGCCAAtcttgtttctaacatccagtccacatctgctcttctctagtttgagtccattgccccttgtcctattactacaGGTCTTTgtaagcagtctctctccatccttcttgtacccttcaggcactggaaggctgcccttAGGTCTCCTTTCCACCCAACTCAGAAATTGCACAGTTGTAGGGAAAGTTGCAGCAAGGAGATGATGAAATCATTGTTGTGCAATGGAGGGTTAAACTATCAGGGGGCCACAAAGTTTCATTCCCTTCTCTACAACTGGAATACCTTTTTCATCTGTAAAAACCAATCACATCTTTAAATACCTGCAGCAAAAACATGCTGGACTTAGCCTGCAGATGTTACATTCTCCAGTCAAGAAGTCAGCTAAGCCAGCACCACAGGGTGATTTCATAACAGCATGGCTCTTAGCAGACCTTGGTAAAAGGGAGTTTTAAACACCACGAAATGGCTCCAAAGAACAATTCAGAATCCAGGATTGAAGACAGTGCACCGAATGTACAAACCCAGGATTCATTCCAGTTGTTGCTATCACTTGATAATTAATGGAGTGTGAGGTATCCAAGGGGGCTTTGAgagtggggaaggggagaaactTCAAAACCTCCCCTTGAGCAAAGTTTCCATTTCAAGCAGTAGCaaagagcaggacagggagagaaCAGACTCAACTCTGGCATCTGttagcagcaaggcagcacatCTCCAGCTGTGGTGGGCTACACAGGATACATGCACACACTGAGGTTTGCTGTTACAGTTTCTCTAGGATGTTTTGGCTAAATGCTGAAGCTTTTCAGAGCACTCAGGAGAGCCACAGTCACTACATTCTTACCTATCTCTATCTTTTCCAGAGCTTCAAGACTTAACCTTTGGTATTGATTCACCTTGTCGATTTCATCATCGTAACTGGAACAAAGAAGAACCAGAATTTAAGGCTTTCTACTCAAAACAAAGCTACTAGAAATTAACTAGACATAGGAAGAGAAAGCAGTAACTTACTAGGCCACGTAGTAGGCACAATTAGAAAGTAACAGCAGAACATCCACGTCCTTGTGAGTGGCATCAATGAGActgaagaaggggaagaagaataATGAAGGTTTTATTTGCCCAGCTGGTTTTTTTGGGACAGTCTACCATACCAAGGGGTTTAATTATAGTGTGTCAACATGTTTGACACTGCTACCCTTTCACAGCCACTGAAAAACCAAGGTAGAGCTTTGCACTTCACAAGTGCACAACAGACTTCACAAGCCAAGATGTAGCATTAGACTGGATCCAGGTAAGCATGGAGTTAAACCTGGAGCTACCTAACAGCTCAAATAGGTcagcagcagggccacaaaCGAAATAGAAACAAGCTATTAAAAATGCTAACAGGGAAGTGGAAAAGTACCTCAGACTCTGTTAAGGTGAGGAGTCTGAGCTTTGAATAGATACCACCACATCCTGCTTTGCTATTTTTAGGTGCTGAAGTTTAACCTGCAGGACATCTAACCactgtttttcttttacaaGTTAGTGAACTCTGAACTTGATAAGGAGACTTATCAGTGGAGCTAGGGCTTAAGCTCACTACTCTTCATGAAGAGAAAACTAAGCTTTCCTACTACTGACTCAGTACACAAGAATTGAATCTGATCAGCTGTCTTTGAAGTCATTTTCCCTATAAAGCAGTAAGGAGGCACAACTCAAACAGCCCCTTCTGGAAACTAAGGGTGGTGAGAATTCCTCTTCATAGTGCCTACCACATTTGGGCCATGTGAACCGACTGCATTTCCAGGGGGTGGCTCAAGGGTAGCTCCAGCATGCACCCTTTTATGGCACACGTTTACAGAACCTTCTCTTTTACAACTACAAGCCTTCAGGCCCCACAAGGACTTCTGCTACTCTACAAAGCACTTGGATCCCATTCACACATGCTACCAAAATCTTTTAACAATCCCTAGTAAGGAACAGAGGTGTGCTAGCAGCAGCTGGTCAGGTATGACTTCATTCAGCAAACCTTGGATCGCAGTCAATAAGTGCCCATCCTCCATGGAATTTTTCATCATCTGGCAAGAGCAGTTTCATGTAGCTCTGCAACAGCTGGCTGATCAATTCCTGATGGCTCCTCAGATTCTCCTTGTGCAGGGCTTCATGCTCCTTCTCTTTTGTGAAGATGGAGTAGAGATCCTCTGTTACAGGGATACCCTGCATCAAATctaaataaaacccacaaagtATCAAGGGAGAAACCAGCAGTTAGAAGGGATACACAGCACCAGCCTGATGGCTTTGAACATGCTTTACAAATGGTCCATATTTGAAGATACCCTTGAAAAAGTTTGGTTATTCTTTCTGAACAGAACATTGCCTGACTTGGTAGATGTCACACTATCTTCTTTCAGAGTCAACTCACCGTTTTAAGAATCACAATGATTAAGCTTTGTCTAGAGGAGAGGTGTCACAAGACAGTTAACACTGAAACActcttccttcccagaaagagtaactggccattggaatgtgctgccctgggaggtggtggagtcaccatccttggaggtgttcaaaaagggcttggatgtggcacttgatgccatggtttagttagccatgaggtgataggttgaacttgctgatctctgaggtcttttccaaccttattgattctatgaaaagaagtCAGAAGGAAGTTCTACAGCAAGTTAGGCTGCATGTAATCCCTCTGTTTCATCTCCAAGTGGAGAATGGCTGTTCCATATGATGTCCATTGCATACACTTGAGCTTCCAAGCTTCAGAAAAAGGTCAGAAAGACAAAGCCAAGATGATTTCATAAACTTTTCTAAACACTATGCAGTTGAGCTTGGTTGAAATTGTATTCTTACCTATGACTGCTTGCCTATAAGCATCCCTGAAACGATTCAAGTAGTATCTGTTTGCAGAATTAACTCCATCCTTCATCACCCCTGCC
Encoded proteins:
- the INPP5F gene encoding phosphatidylinositide phosphatase SAC2; the protein is MELFQAKDHYILQSGERALWCSRRDGSLQLRAATDLLLAWNPICLGLVEGIIGKVQLHTDLPWWLLLVRQKALVGKLPGDHEVYKITKIAAIPLSETEPQELELELCKKHHFGINKPEKITQSPDETKFLLKTLTQIKSNVSAPNKKKIKESKEKERLEKRLLEELFKMFMDSDSFYYSLTYDLTNSVQRQSACEKTNLALWRKVDDRFFWNKHMIEDLISIDNAEVDFWIIPIIQGFVQIEELVVNYSESSDDDKSSPETPPQESTCIDDVHPTFLVALISRRSRHRAGMRYKRRGVDKNGNVANYVETEQLIHVHNHTLSFIQTRGSVPVFWSQVGYRYNPRPRLDKSENETVSCFRAHFEEQLRNYKKQVIINLVDQTGREKIIGDAYLKQVLLYNNANLTYVSFDFHEHCRGMKFENVQTLTDAIHDIILDMKWCWVDQAGVICKQEGIFRVNCMDCLDRTNVVQAAIARVVMEQQLKKLGVMPPEQPLPVKCNRIYQIIWANNGDAISRQYAGTAALKGDFTRTGERKLAGVMKDGVNSANRYYLNRFRDAYRQAVIDLMQGIPVTEDLYSIFTKEKEHEALHKENLRSHQELISQLLQSYMKLLLPDDEKFHGGWALIDCDPSLIDATHKDVDVLLLLSNCAYYVAYYDDEIDKVNQYQRLSLEALEKIEIGPEPTLFGKPKFSCMRLHYRCKEASGYFHTLRAVVRSPDEDGKDTLQCIAEMLRITKQAMGLDVPIIEKKLERKSSKPHEDIIGIRSQNRGSLAQGKNYLLSKFSSLNQKVKQTKSNVNISNLRKLGSFTKPEMKVNFLKPNLKVNLWKSDSSLETLENPAVDAQVQAESDTEGSDNDSFHSDDFLTNSKSDEDPQLADSLENIGQADYVLPSCGIIASAPRLGSRSQSVSSTEMSISIHVPSEGPVSQADRSDCEDVPMPSADSAEMELAKPMDVYCQRFVQDAQKKVSGVLEAEAGSQEPQHVTHQTSNNTARQAEAKAEAVRDIPSRPSKLDVQSAEPRPQLLAVGGTESTKSQKSPGSVSGNLETGLHTTPSPAEGSGSRAVSPFAKIRSSMVQVANITQAGLTQGINFAVAKVQKSPAEPEALNELKQKELREMFTQCQTRIIQI